In Lolium rigidum isolate FL_2022 chromosome 7, APGP_CSIRO_Lrig_0.1, whole genome shotgun sequence, the DNA window CGTGATCTACAGGCGACTTGGTGAGTTGTAGCTCACGCTCTACTCCAAAGCTAGCAGCGCCGTCGGCGACTTCGGGCACTCCAAGACGTTGCTCTGTGCGTAAAGCTGCTTGTGTATACCAACAACGCCGGGGAGGTCGTCAAGGGTGCGTCTCGGTGCGTGCGCTCAAACTTCTGTGTAATCAACCATCTCTCATCCCACACTTGATTTTATTTTCTGTAATCAACACGACGTTGTCCTGCGTGCTGTCCACGGCAGCAGAGGAAGACTGGGACGGCGGAGGGAACCGGGCGGAGGCCAGCAGGACTAGGAGCATGCCATCGCGGGCACTCCAGCGATGCCAACTTGAGCACGCAGCGGCGGGGGTACGAGCGGCTCCAAAGCAGCTCCGGTGTCAGCAGCGGAAGATCGAGGTCGACAGCGTCGGCCGACTGAGCGGGCAGGCGGGGGCAGCGGCGGTCAGTTGCGATGGAGAGAAAGGAGAAGAGGGGGATTTGGACTCAGCTGAAAGCTACGCTAAACAATTATCCACGTCAGCAAAACAGCTCCCAAATACTGCTCACAAcggcttggggggggggggggggggtcatttGCCTGGTATTGCAAACATAGGGGGGTTAAGTGCCCCAGTTTAAAGTTAAGGGGGTTCTTCATCCCAAACCTTATACTTAGGAGGGTTATATAGACTTCTTTATAGACCATATGTCGATTTAATTTTATGCCATTTTAGCTTCCTATTGTCTTTTTTACCACTCAAATATTGTGCACGAACATCACACAGTACTACTGTGCCAGGTATATGGAAGTACCAGAAAACATCAACCATATACGAATCTACTGACTAGGGAAACTAAGAAACATCAATAACATGGCGGGTAGCTGGCTTCAATGCCATGGATGGACACAAGCCAACAAACAACAATCAATATCCACAGTTGGTAGCTCTACCTCAAATGTCATGGGATCAAACAGCTATTTTCAAATTTCAACTGCTGCGTGAAAGTATATCAGAAATTTCACAAAAGATACATGGCAGTGTTGACTATATTATGAAATGTAGATACCGTTGAAGTGTTAAGCCCTGCATGTTGTACTGTACCAAAATCTGCTAAACCAGTACCATTTCAATCTAATAAATTATGATGCTCACACAGCATAAAACTCCATGTTTGTTTTTTAATGCATCCTGAGGCATTTTAAAAAGAGACTCGTGCTGTTTAGGtcgatgaaaaattaagcatttgCACCTAGCATAAAGCATAGGTGGAAGAAACTGAACCTTCAAAATTGAGTATCTGGTAAAATGTACCTCTCATCTAGCAACACATGACCAATGCATATTCAACTTTAACTACTAACTTAATTTCGTATGCAAATGTAGCTGCATAGTGCCCACCCAGCATTGCGATCTGGTATTCTTCATTGCAATGCTATCATTTCCATTCAGTCATCCAACAGTTGACTATCACACTCCGAATATATCAATTGTATATATACAACAAGCATGTAGTTAAAAGCTAGATGAGCACCCCAAAAAACCTTACAACACCGTGTgtgtcctgtttttttttttaactCAAAACGTATGGTAATAAGCTCAGCAGTATAACATATAAGAACAAAGTTGAAACGAAGTGTACATTGTTGAAATGGGCCAAAGCACACACCAGCCAAACAAGAACAAAGTTGAAACGAAATTGGCAAGCGTACTGTTGCCACTATCGCTGTAAATATCCATTGGCGCAATCTCTTTGCGAAGTTGCAATGTACTACAGACAGTACAGATAACCTGATGAAACATTCATGCATACCTTATGGGCATAGCCCCTGATAGGTTGATATAGCTTGAATTTATAAGCAAGGTACCAGATTCATCATGAAACAAACATCAATTCCTCATCACAAACGGATCTCTGGTACAGTAACACTAGTGATAATAACAATAGAAGATAATCTCCAACGAAATGCTAAAATAGCAGCAGTTCTCGGTGGATCAAAGCTCGGGGGCCATCACCTCACTCCTCCGCCGGGGCCGGAGCAGTCGCCGACGAGGCCTCGGACTCTTCCGCGCTCGGTTCCGCGGTGggcgccggagcggcggcggcggcgcgggccttggcgaggtcgaggaggcggcggctgacCTCCTTGGAGTAGGCCTGGAGGACCTCAATCCCGTCCTCGAGGGAGGCCGGCGAGGCGgtggcggagtcggaggcggcggcgaaggcctcggcctcgacggcggcggcggcgcgctcggcCTCGGGCTCGGGG includes these proteins:
- the LOC124678605 gene encoding MFP1 attachment factor 1-like; this encodes MAEDAPNAAAEGTHPTPTEATADSATPPPPAEKASAEALLPSLSIWPPSQRTRDAVVRRVVQTLAAPSVLSRRYGALPEPEAERAAAAVEAEAFAAASDSATASPASLEDGIEVLQAYSKEVSRRLLDLAKARAAAAAPAPTAEPSAEESEASSATAPAPAEE